From a region of the Heptranchias perlo isolate sHepPer1 unplaced genomic scaffold, sHepPer1.hap1 HAP1_SCAFFOLD_774, whole genome shotgun sequence genome:
- the eif3f gene encoding eukaryotic translation initiation factor 3 subunit F — protein MEFAKNMYELHKKVAPNEVIVGWFATGHDITEHSVLIHEYYSREAQNPVHVTVDTMLQDGRISIKAYVSTPLGVPGKTMGVMFTPLTVKYVYYDTERIGVDVIQRTRISPNRTISLSSDLQQVGTSAARIQDMLTTVLQYAEEVLSGKVTADNTVGRFLIDLVNKVPKISAQDFEAMLNSNINDLLMVTYLSNLTQAQISLNEKLVAL, from the exons ATGGAGTTTGCAAAGAATATGTACGAACTTCACAAGAAGGTAGCTCCCAACGAGGTAATCGTGGGCTG GTTTGCCACAGGTCACGATATCACGGAGCACTCGGTCCTGATTCATGAATACTACAGCCGCGAGGCTCAGAACCCCGTCCATGTGACTGTCGACACAATGCTGCAGGATGGACGCATCTCAATCAAGGCCTACGTTAG CACTCCCCTCGGTGTTCCTGGAAAGACGATGGGTGTAATGTTCACTCCGCTGACAGTAAAGTACGTGTATTATGACACAGAAAGAATCGGAG TCGACGTGATTCAGAGAACAAGAATCAGCCCCAATCGGACCATCAGCCTCTCCAGCGACCTCCAGCAGGTTGGCACTTCTGCTGCCCGAATACAGGACATGCTGACCACCGTTCTCCAGTACGCGGAGGAAGTTCTG tcaggAAAAGTAACAGCAgacaacacagtgggaagattcctcATCGATCTGGTCAATAAGGTCCCAAAGATTTCTGCCCAGGATTTCGAAGCGATGCTTAACAGCAACATCAAC GATTTGCTGATGGTGACCTACCTGTCGAACCTCACCCAGGCGCAGATCTCTCTGAATGAAAAGCTCGTGGCTTTGTAG